The following proteins are encoded in a genomic region of Streptococcus sp. 29892:
- a CDS encoding dihydroorotase, with amino-acid sequence MLLVKNGRVVDPHSGLDEICDVLIDGKKIVKIAESISEDVEQVIDATGLVVAPGLVDVHVHFREPGQTHKEDIHTGALSAAAGGFTSVVMMANTAPTISTVETLNEVLESAKKEAIHIYSVATITNQFDGQHLTDFPALLEAGAVAFSDDGIPLTNAGVVRKAMKLAKEHDCLISLHEEDPDLNGILGLNEQVAEKYFHVCGATGVAEYSMVARDVMLAYETGARVHIQHLSKAESVKVVEFAQGLGAKVSAEVAPQHFSRTEDLLLTKGANAKMNPPLRLESDRLAVIEGLKSGIISVIATDHAPHHADEKNVEDLTQAPSGMTGLETSLSLGLTHLVEEGHLTLLQLLEKMTINPAKLYGLDAGYLAENGPADLVIFDPTVNRLVTADFASKSANSPFVGDRLKGEVRFTISDGKIVFEK; translated from the coding sequence ATGTTATTAGTAAAAAATGGTCGTGTTGTCGATCCACATTCGGGATTAGACGAAATTTGTGATGTCTTAATTGACGGAAAGAAAATTGTCAAGATTGCTGAATCGATTTCTGAAGATGTGGAGCAGGTTATTGATGCGACTGGCTTGGTGGTTGCTCCAGGCTTGGTCGATGTTCATGTGCATTTCCGTGAACCCGGTCAGACCCACAAGGAAGATATTCATACTGGAGCTCTTTCAGCAGCTGCTGGTGGTTTTACTTCTGTGGTCATGATGGCCAATACCGCTCCGACAATTTCCACTGTCGAAACTCTGAATGAAGTCTTGGAATCTGCCAAAAAAGAAGCCATACACATTTACAGCGTGGCAACTATTACCAATCAATTCGACGGGCAACATCTGACCGATTTCCCTGCCTTACTAGAAGCTGGAGCAGTCGCCTTTTCGGATGACGGTATTCCTTTGACAAATGCTGGCGTGGTTAGAAAGGCTATGAAATTAGCCAAGGAACACGACTGTCTCATCAGTCTGCATGAAGAAGACCCTGATTTGAATGGTATTTTGGGGCTCAACGAGCAAGTGGCTGAAAAATATTTTCATGTCTGTGGCGCGACAGGTGTGGCAGAATACAGCATGGTGGCTCGTGATGTCATGCTTGCCTATGAAACGGGTGCTCGTGTTCATATCCAGCATTTATCCAAGGCTGAATCTGTAAAGGTCGTTGAATTTGCTCAAGGTTTGGGAGCAAAGGTCTCAGCAGAAGTAGCACCCCAACATTTTTCACGGACAGAGGACTTACTGCTAACAAAAGGTGCCAATGCCAAGATGAATCCGCCGTTACGCTTGGAAAGTGATCGCTTGGCTGTGATTGAGGGATTGAAATCTGGCATAATCTCCGTCATTGCAACAGACCATGCCCCTCACCATGCCGATGAGAAAAACGTAGAGGACCTCACTCAAGCACCGTCAGGAATGACAGGTTTAGAAACATCGCTTTCACTGGGTCTGACTCACTTGGTGGAAGAAGGCCACCTAACTCTCTTGCAACTGCTGGAGAAGATGACCATTAACCCTGCCAAGCTCTATGGCCTTGATGCTGGTTATCTTGCTGAAAATGGACCTGCCGACTTGGTCATTTTTGATCCGACTGTAAATCGTTTGGTCACAGCAGACTTTGCTTCAAAGTCAGCCAATTCTCCATTTGTTGGTGATCGATTGAAGGGCGAGGTTCGTTTTACAATATCGGATGGCAAAATTGTTTTTGAGAAATAA
- the nt5e gene encoding cell surface ecto-5'-nucleotidase Nt5e, giving the protein MKKKDFLLPVMSTLLLAPFVLAQQVQAAETTPSSTTASTTAASQEVAPTSASTETATTGSEEAGVTSQTSETVEAVIIHTNDVHGRILEDTRSGVIGDAKAAAVIEEERAKVENTIVVDAGDAFQGLPISNSTKGEDRANIMNEVGYDAMAVGNHEFDFGMEQAIKYKETLNFPLLSANTYVDGARVFEASTIVDKTPTVVGDEFVVIGVTTPETATKTHPKNVEGVTFADPITEVNKVIDEVEARALADNRVYNNYIILAHLGVDTTTPVEWRGSTLAQALSENSKLAGKRVIVIDGHSHTVESTTYGNNVTYNQTGSYLNNIGKVTLKSNQLLAEAGLISAADAKNVTPNAKIEALVAEIKAKYEAENVQVVIANNPVELNGERSNVRVRETNLGNAVTDAIYAYGQTGFSNKTSLAVTNGGGIRATIAKDQPVTKGDIIAVLPFGNIVSQITVTGQQIADMFAKSLSATLQADKETGAPVLDENGRPLLEASGGFLHVSGAKVFYDTTLPAEKRVLLVGIFNPETGLYEDLDSAKTYYLATNDFLAAGGDGYTMLGGAREEGPSMDSVFADYLKVANLSVYNEVNPNSRLVSVDSTLDTDKDKYLDFVEVYHSTNPNDSLSYPGKLLVSDWPFISENTIPVTIKDLTDAGKTSLSELEVSTPVNQTELTQQASSSPILSQAVEVNSEQSQPELVQNVESSLVSSESISQPVVKPALAASTPVATSKTTTSSAASLPNTGDQSSLALSLFGLGLAGLAVTVRRRKTN; this is encoded by the coding sequence ATGAAAAAGAAAGATTTCTTATTACCAGTTATGTCTACTCTCTTGTTGGCTCCATTCGTCTTAGCTCAACAAGTGCAGGCTGCTGAAACTACGCCATCGAGTACTACGGCAAGTACCACAGCTGCTAGCCAAGAAGTAGCTCCGACATCAGCTTCAACCGAAACAGCTACCACTGGAAGTGAGGAAGCGGGTGTAACAAGTCAAACTTCAGAAACAGTTGAAGCAGTTATCATCCACACAAACGATGTTCATGGTCGTATTCTTGAAGATACCCGTTCTGGCGTTATCGGTGATGCCAAGGCTGCTGCTGTTATTGAGGAAGAACGTGCAAAGGTTGAAAATACCATCGTTGTAGATGCTGGAGATGCCTTCCAAGGTTTGCCAATTTCTAACTCGACCAAGGGTGAAGATCGTGCCAATATCATGAATGAGGTTGGATACGATGCTATGGCTGTTGGTAACCATGAATTCGACTTTGGTATGGAACAGGCTATCAAGTACAAAGAAACCTTGAATTTCCCACTCCTTAGTGCCAATACCTATGTTGATGGCGCGCGTGTCTTTGAAGCTTCAACCATTGTTGATAAAACTCCAACAGTTGTTGGTGATGAGTTTGTTGTGATTGGTGTTACAACACCTGAAACAGCGACTAAAACGCACCCTAAAAATGTTGAGGGCGTTACTTTTGCGGACCCAATCACTGAAGTCAATAAAGTAATTGACGAGGTAGAAGCGCGTGCCTTAGCTGATAACCGAGTTTATAACAACTATATCATCCTTGCTCACTTAGGTGTTGATACAACAACTCCTGTTGAGTGGAGAGGTTCTACCTTGGCACAGGCTCTTTCTGAAAACAGCAAGTTGGCTGGCAAACGTGTCATTGTGATTGACGGACATTCTCATACAGTCGAATCAACAACCTATGGCAACAACGTAACCTACAACCAAACAGGTTCATACTTGAACAACATTGGTAAGGTAACCTTGAAATCTAACCAGTTGCTAGCTGAAGCAGGTCTGATTTCTGCAGCCGATGCTAAGAATGTGACACCAAATGCGAAAATTGAGGCTCTAGTTGCTGAGATCAAAGCCAAGTACGAAGCTGAAAATGTTCAAGTTGTTATTGCCAACAATCCAGTTGAATTGAATGGTGAACGTTCAAACGTCCGTGTCCGTGAAACAAACTTGGGGAATGCGGTGACAGATGCCATTTACGCTTATGGTCAAACAGGTTTCTCTAATAAAACTAGCCTTGCTGTGACAAACGGCGGTGGTATTCGTGCAACTATTGCTAAAGACCAGCCTGTCACAAAAGGTGATATTATTGCTGTCTTGCCATTCGGTAATATTGTTTCTCAAATCACTGTGACTGGTCAACAAATTGCCGATATGTTTGCCAAGTCCTTGTCTGCAACCTTGCAGGCTGATAAGGAAACTGGTGCTCCTGTATTAGATGAAAATGGTCGTCCACTTTTGGAAGCAAGTGGTGGTTTCTTACATGTTTCCGGTGCTAAAGTTTTTTACGATACAACCCTACCAGCTGAAAAGCGTGTTCTCTTGGTGGGTATTTTCAACCCAGAAACGGGTCTTTATGAGGATTTAGATTCTGCTAAGACTTATTACTTAGCAACAAATGACTTCCTGGCTGCTGGTGGTGATGGCTACACTATGTTAGGTGGCGCTCGTGAAGAAGGTCCTTCAATGGATAGTGTTTTTGCGGATTATTTGAAGGTTGCCAATTTGTCAGTCTATAATGAGGTCAATCCAAATTCACGTTTGGTTTCTGTGGACTCAACCTTGGATACAGATAAAGATAAATATTTGGATTTTGTTGAAGTCTATCATTCAACAAATCCTAATGATTCCTTATCATATCCTGGGAAATTGCTCGTATCAGATTGGCCATTTATTTCAGAAAATACAATTCCTGTTACCATTAAAGATTTAACTGATGCAGGTAAAACAAGTCTTTCAGAATTAGAAGTATCAACGCCAGTTAACCAGACTGAGTTAACTCAGCAGGCTAGCTCATCTCCTATTCTTAGTCAAGCTGTGGAAGTTAACTCTGAACAGTCTCAACCAGAATTGGTGCAGAATGTAGAAAGCTCGCTTGTTAGCTCAGAATCTATTTCTCAACCTGTAGTTAAACCAGCCTTGGCTGCTAGCACTCCAGTTGCTACTTCTAAAACAACTACTAGCTCAGCAGCTAGCCTGCCAAATACCGGTGATCAATCAAGCCTAGCACTTAGTCTATTTGGCCTTGGTCTTGCTGGACTTGCAGTGACCGTTCGTCGCCGTAAAACAAACTAA
- a CDS encoding L-lactate permease, with product MDILLSVFPIVLLIFLMIKMRLAASYALPAIAGLVYLILLMYFKTDFALLNSGLVTGFLATLTPITVIMGAVLFNNFQRKTGNQAIINRWMSSLTPNPVAQMMIIGYAFAFMIEGASGFGTPAAIAAPILIALGFEPIKVVLAVLIFNSIPVSFGAVGTPTWFGFGSLGLTSQQIGELGLKAALIHLTAGLLIPLIALRYVFSWSQIKANLLYIYLTVFACALPMTLLATINYEFPSLLGGAIGFLISIWLAKKQIGLNSVENKKNFVEQVTAKELFMATLPLICLVLILVITRVPQLGIKGLMRTDALLLSADIGFAKLEITKALKFTLANVFGTSSTESYELLYAPAFIPFFLIVLTLSSLYPSTKGQVWKMIGQTAKQVSEPFFALLGGVTMVKFMLLNGEQSMVSIIGMSLAAATGPYWGLFASYLGAIGAFFSGSATISNLIFGGVQQSIATQTGLNMTSILAMQSVGGAMGNMTCVNNIIAASSVSGVRRQEGFIMQKTAVPMFIYGIITALVGLFL from the coding sequence ATGGATATTTTATTGAGTGTATTTCCAATTGTTCTCTTGATATTTTTGATGATCAAGATGCGTTTGGCAGCCAGTTATGCCTTGCCAGCGATTGCAGGTTTGGTTTATTTGATTTTGTTGATGTATTTTAAGACGGATTTTGCCTTGTTAAATTCAGGCTTGGTCACAGGTTTTTTGGCTACCCTAACGCCGATAACAGTGATTATGGGAGCAGTGCTATTTAATAACTTTCAACGAAAAACAGGAAACCAAGCTATCATCAACAGATGGATGTCTAGTTTGACACCCAATCCTGTTGCTCAGATGATGATTATCGGTTACGCCTTCGCCTTCATGATTGAAGGGGCATCTGGTTTTGGAACTCCCGCAGCAATTGCAGCCCCCATCTTGATTGCTTTGGGATTTGAACCCATCAAGGTTGTGCTAGCAGTATTGATTTTTAATTCGATTCCTGTATCTTTTGGTGCTGTCGGTACGCCGACTTGGTTTGGATTTGGTTCTTTAGGTTTGACCAGTCAGCAGATTGGAGAGCTGGGCTTAAAGGCAGCTCTAATTCATTTAACCGCAGGCTTGCTCATTCCCTTGATTGCCCTTCGTTATGTCTTTTCTTGGTCACAAATCAAGGCCAATCTGCTCTATATTTATTTGACAGTCTTTGCTTGCGCCTTGCCCATGACCCTTTTGGCCACTATCAACTATGAATTCCCATCTCTTTTGGGAGGAGCAATCGGTTTTCTTATTTCAATCTGGTTAGCCAAAAAACAGATTGGCTTGAATTCGGTCGAAAACAAGAAAAATTTTGTGGAACAAGTTACAGCAAAAGAACTCTTTATGGCTACCCTTCCCTTGATTTGCTTGGTTTTGATACTGGTGATAACCCGTGTTCCTCAGCTAGGGATTAAAGGCCTGATGCGAACGGATGCCCTGCTTTTAAGTGCAGATATTGGCTTTGCTAAGCTAGAAATTACAAAGGCTCTGAAATTCACATTAGCCAATGTATTTGGTACTAGCTCGACAGAATCTTATGAATTGCTTTACGCACCAGCATTCATTCCTTTCTTCCTCATTGTGTTGACCCTATCAAGCCTCTATCCAAGTACGAAAGGTCAAGTATGGAAGATGATTGGACAAACTGCCAAACAAGTGTCGGAACCCTTCTTTGCCCTTCTAGGTGGTGTGACCATGGTAAAATTCATGCTACTTAATGGTGAACAGTCTATGGTATCCATTATCGGGATGTCCTTGGCAGCAGCAACTGGTCCATATTGGGGTCTCTTCGCTTCCTATCTAGGTGCCATTGGAGCCTTCTTCTCAGGTTCTGCGACAATTTCCAATCTCATTTTTGGAGGCGTTCAACAATCCATCGCCACGCAAACAGGTCTGAACATGACCAGTATCTTGGCCATGCAGTCAGTTGGTGGAGCCATGGGGAATATGACCTGTGTCAACAATATCATTGCGGCCTCATCCGTTTCCGGAGTGCGTCGTCAAGAAGGATTTATCATGCAGAAAACAGCCGTGCCTATGTTTATCTACGGAATCATTACGGCTTTAGTTGGATTGTTTTTATAA
- a CDS encoding Maf family protein — protein MQTVFDYQKEGSQPILTSYVLLSNSPRRKQLLEFLDPRIQSVEVDERGIEEYFMEKFASDDFLTRAAKTCCEISKAKSDMELEQGYLYISADTIVVADGQIFNKPRDLAEAEAMFRSYFGKSHYVVTSVCLRSSQSLDVFYTLAQIDFVDYYPALEEHIQAYIHEKQPLDKAGAYGIQELDPRFVAGISGDIHTIIGLPVAEVSRRIFAHNPFEK, from the coding sequence ATGCAAACTGTATTTGACTATCAAAAAGAAGGGAGTCAACCAATCCTTACTTCCTATGTTTTGCTCAGTAATTCGCCTAGACGCAAGCAATTATTGGAGTTTCTAGATCCTCGCATCCAATCCGTTGAAGTCGATGAACGGGGGATTGAAGAGTATTTTATGGAAAAATTTGCTAGCGATGATTTTCTTACTCGAGCAGCAAAAACATGCTGTGAAATTTCCAAGGCCAAGTCGGATATGGAACTAGAACAAGGCTATCTCTATATCTCGGCTGATACGATTGTGGTGGCAGACGGACAGATTTTCAACAAACCTCGGGATTTGGCTGAGGCGGAAGCCATGTTTCGTTCCTATTTTGGCAAGAGTCATTATGTAGTGACTTCTGTTTGTCTTCGAAGTTCTCAGTCATTAGATGTTTTTTATACGCTGGCACAGATTGATTTTGTTGACTATTATCCAGCGCTTGAGGAACACATCCAAGCTTATATTCATGAAAAACAGCCACTCGATAAGGCAGGTGCCTACGGTATTCAAGAGCTGGATCCACGCTTTGTGGCGGGCATTTCAGGGGATATTCATACCATCATCGGTCTGCCCGTGGCTGAAGTTTCTCGCAGGATTTTCGCCCATAATCCTTTTGAAAAATAG
- a CDS encoding glycosyltransferase family 2 protein: MISVIVPCFNEEEAIPYFYEAMEKVRKEMGEKFEYIFVNDGSKDGTLKVLRHLSGQDKVVRYLSFSRNFGKEAALYAGLQAAKGDLVTVMDVDLQDPPAMLVEMKAMLEANADLDCVGTRRVSREGEPPIRSFFAKLFYKLMNKISQVEVVDGARDFRLMRRHMVDAILSVSEYNRFSKGIFAWVGFETEYLPYKNVERVAGQTSWSFWKLLSYSIEGIINFSDTPLNIASYTGFFTFLLSLVLMVIVVVKTLVFGDPTIGWPSTICIILFLGGLQLMTIGILGKYLAKVFLETKKRPVYIVKEKSSN; the protein is encoded by the coding sequence ATGATTTCAGTTATCGTGCCTTGTTTTAATGAAGAAGAGGCAATTCCCTATTTTTACGAGGCTATGGAAAAGGTTCGTAAGGAAATGGGGGAAAAATTTGAATATATTTTTGTTAATGATGGTTCCAAGGATGGCACTTTAAAAGTCTTGCGTCACTTGTCTGGTCAAGACAAAGTCGTCCGCTATCTATCGTTTTCAAGAAATTTTGGTAAAGAAGCAGCCCTCTATGCTGGTTTACAGGCGGCTAAGGGCGACTTAGTAACGGTTATGGACGTTGACTTACAAGATCCGCCTGCGATGTTGGTCGAGATGAAAGCCATGCTTGAGGCCAATGCAGATTTAGACTGTGTGGGAACCCGTCGTGTCAGTCGTGAGGGTGAACCTCCTATTCGTAGTTTTTTTGCTAAATTATTCTATAAATTGATGAATAAGATTAGCCAAGTTGAAGTAGTTGACGGTGCCCGTGATTTCCGACTTATGCGTCGTCACATGGTCGATGCCATTCTCTCTGTGTCTGAATACAATCGTTTTTCAAAAGGTATTTTTGCCTGGGTTGGTTTTGAAACGGAGTATCTTCCATACAAGAATGTTGAGCGCGTGGCTGGTCAAACAAGTTGGTCATTCTGGAAATTGCTTTCCTACTCGATTGAAGGGATAATCAACTTTTCAGATACACCGCTAAATATTGCTTCCTATACTGGATTTTTCACCTTCTTGCTGTCCTTGGTCTTGATGGTGATTGTAGTGGTTAAAACCTTGGTATTTGGCGATCCGACCATCGGTTGGCCCTCAACCATCTGTATCATCCTATTTTTGGGTGGCTTGCAGTTGATGACTATCGGTATTCTTGGTAAATATTTGGCCAAAGTCTTCTTAGAAACCAAGAAACGCCCTGTTTATATTGTCAAAGAAAAAAGTTCAAACTAG
- a CDS encoding uracil-DNA glycosylase, giving the protein MEHSAWHELIKEQLPEHYFGKINQFLDKAYASGTVYPPREKVFAAIQTTALETVKVVILGQDPYHGPGQAQGLSFSVPNSVPAPPSLQNILKELADDIGVKQDHDLTAWAEEGVLLLNACLTVPAGQANGHAGQIWEPFTDAVIKVVNSLDQPVVYILWGAYARKKKALITNPNHLIVESAHPSPLSAYRGFFGSKPFSKANAFLHSKGSSEIDWLR; this is encoded by the coding sequence ATGGAACATTCAGCCTGGCATGAATTGATCAAGGAACAGTTGCCTGAACATTATTTCGGTAAAATCAATCAATTTTTGGATAAAGCTTATGCAAGTGGGACCGTTTACCCGCCTCGCGAGAAGGTATTTGCAGCCATTCAGACGACGGCATTAGAAACGGTTAAGGTGGTTATTTTGGGACAGGATCCCTATCACGGACCTGGTCAGGCACAGGGCTTGTCCTTCTCTGTACCCAATTCGGTACCAGCTCCGCCATCTCTGCAAAATATTTTAAAAGAATTGGCAGATGATATTGGGGTCAAACAGGACCATGATTTGACAGCCTGGGCGGAAGAGGGTGTTCTTTTACTCAATGCTTGTTTGACTGTTCCAGCTGGTCAGGCCAATGGGCATGCAGGGCAAATCTGGGAGCCTTTTACAGATGCTGTTATTAAGGTGGTCAATAGCTTAGACCAGCCAGTCGTCTACATTCTTTGGGGAGCTTATGCTCGCAAGAAAAAGGCACTGATTACCAATCCCAACCATTTGATTGTCGAATCAGCTCACCCAAGCCCTCTATCAGCCTACCGAGGATTTTTCGGAAGTAAGCCATTTTCAAAAGCAAATGCCTTTTTACATTCAAAAGGAAGTTCAGAAATTGACTGGCTGCGTTAG
- a CDS encoding ATP-binding cassette domain-containing protein, translating to MLLSTQHLSLDHQKDLRTLVQDLNLIVNPGDKIAIIGEEGNGKSSLLLTLMDSTLVANYLLQSGSIHRYFHSPVYIPQSLPLEIAELTLNDYFFADLDIDIDYGLLYLYADQLQFDSERFSSQQLIKSLSGGEKLKIQLIKLLSIPSDIIFLDEPSNDLDLDTLLWLENYIITSPNTILFVSHDEDFLSKTATKIIHLESVKKKTLAQTTVQELDYSDYAQQRLQAYQKQVQQARNDQKEFDKAMNKHLRQKSQVRNTLLNTHDATMGRLIAKKMKNVLSREKRYERMKENLTEVPFHEDAISLFFSDISPLPARKQVLHLENFQLMVDERLLVQNIHFNINGQDKIGIIGQNGIGKSSFLKLIYQELRQRADINLGYMPQRYSEVLDESKTPLNFLLENGNREQEQLILTHLASLQFTRQEVHHRICELSGGQKAKLLLLKMVLDQANFLLLDEPSRNFSPTSQPYIRQLFADYPGGLVCVSHDRRFLKEVCRKIYRLSEKGLDQVQI from the coding sequence ATGCTACTAAGCACTCAACATTTATCTCTCGACCATCAAAAAGATTTAAGAACCTTGGTTCAGGACCTAAACCTCATTGTCAACCCCGGCGATAAAATAGCCATCATCGGCGAAGAAGGAAATGGAAAATCCAGTCTATTACTAACCTTGATGGATTCAACACTTGTCGCCAACTACCTGCTTCAATCAGGCAGTATTCACCGATATTTTCACTCACCAGTCTATATTCCTCAAAGTCTTCCACTGGAAATAGCAGAGCTAACCTTGAACGACTACTTCTTCGCTGACTTAGACATCGACATTGATTACGGCCTACTCTACCTCTATGCTGACCAGCTCCAGTTTGACAGCGAGCGATTTTCCAGTCAACAATTGATTAAAAGCCTGTCAGGTGGTGAAAAACTAAAAATTCAGTTGATCAAATTACTGTCTATTCCATCTGACATCATCTTTCTAGATGAACCATCAAATGATTTAGATTTGGATACCTTACTTTGGCTTGAAAACTATATCATCACGAGCCCTAACACCATTCTATTTGTTTCTCACGATGAAGATTTCCTCAGTAAAACAGCCACAAAAATCATTCACCTAGAATCGGTTAAAAAGAAAACACTTGCTCAAACAACTGTTCAAGAACTGGATTACAGCGATTATGCTCAACAGCGCCTACAAGCTTATCAGAAACAAGTCCAACAAGCTCGGAATGACCAAAAAGAATTTGACAAAGCCATGAATAAGCACCTACGACAAAAATCACAGGTGCGCAATACCTTGCTCAATACACATGATGCTACTATGGGACGCCTCATTGCCAAGAAAATGAAGAATGTCTTATCACGTGAAAAACGCTATGAAAGAATGAAGGAAAACCTCACAGAAGTTCCTTTTCATGAAGATGCCATTTCCCTCTTCTTCTCAGACATTTCACCACTACCAGCTAGAAAGCAAGTACTTCACTTAGAAAACTTTCAATTAATGGTTGACGAACGACTACTCGTTCAAAACATCCATTTCAACATAAATGGGCAAGATAAGATTGGTATCATTGGACAAAATGGAATTGGTAAATCCAGTTTTCTAAAGCTAATCTATCAAGAACTCAGGCAACGAGCAGATATAAACTTGGGATACATGCCCCAGCGCTATTCAGAAGTCCTTGATGAGTCTAAAACTCCACTTAATTTTTTATTGGAAAATGGCAATCGTGAGCAGGAACAACTAATCTTGACACATCTAGCCAGTCTTCAGTTTACACGACAAGAAGTTCATCACAGGATCTGTGAACTTTCAGGGGGACAAAAAGCCAAGTTACTCTTGTTAAAAATGGTTCTTGATCAAGCCAATTTTCTCTTATTAGATGAACCTAGTCGAAACTTCTCTCCCACTTCTCAGCCATATATTCGTCAACTATTTGCCGATTATCCAGGTGGCTTAGTATGCGTATCACATGATAGGCGTTTTTTGAAAGAAGTTTGCCGAAAAATATACAGATTAAGCGAAAAGGGCTTGGATCAAGTCCAAATCTAG
- a CDS encoding adenylate kinase, producing MKKVMIIGCPGAGKSTFSLKLKEITGLPLYHLDQLNWLSDKTTVAREVFQARQEEVLRQEEWIIDGNYRGTYKLRMAACDTILFLDYPESVCVEGLYSRVGKPRVDMPWVSMTVDEELLEFVKNFRTQVRPNIFNLLSIYKDKNIFIFTSRKEANDYLKQLKKP from the coding sequence ATGAAGAAAGTAATGATTATTGGTTGCCCTGGTGCTGGAAAATCGACCTTTTCACTGAAATTGAAAGAAATTACAGGATTGCCCCTCTATCATTTGGATCAGTTAAACTGGTTATCGGACAAGACAACAGTTGCTAGAGAAGTTTTTCAAGCTCGTCAAGAGGAAGTATTAAGGCAAGAAGAGTGGATTATTGATGGTAATTATAGGGGGACTTATAAACTTCGAATGGCGGCCTGTGATACGATATTATTTTTAGATTACCCAGAATCAGTGTGCGTGGAAGGTCTATACAGTCGTGTTGGCAAACCGAGAGTGGATATGCCGTGGGTTTCGATGACTGTCGATGAAGAATTATTAGAGTTTGTAAAGAATTTTCGAACGCAGGTTCGCCCCAATATTTTCAATCTGCTATCCATATATAAGGACAAGAATATTTTTATATTTACCTCCAGAAAAGAGGCAAATGATTATTTGAAGCAACTCAAAAAGCCTTGA
- a CDS encoding YkgJ family cysteine cluster protein, giving the protein MTVDIEKYKQLAQQKQGEHRKFLANLKKKAPKNLDRIVQDIHAEVFSEIDCTECANCCKTLGPLFTEADITRIAKHLRMKLPVFEDMYLRVDEDGDKVFQSMPCPFLGGDNLCSIYDARPKACREFPHTDRKKIYQINNLTIKNTLICPAAYLFVEKLRERI; this is encoded by the coding sequence ATGACTGTAGATATCGAAAAATACAAGCAGCTGGCCCAGCAGAAACAGGGAGAACATCGAAAATTTCTAGCCAACCTCAAGAAGAAAGCACCCAAAAATCTGGACAGAATTGTTCAAGATATCCATGCGGAAGTTTTTTCGGAAATCGACTGTACAGAATGTGCTAACTGCTGTAAGACCTTGGGACCGCTTTTTACAGAAGCTGATATTACTCGAATTGCTAAGCATTTGCGTATGAAATTACCTGTTTTTGAGGATATGTATTTGCGCGTGGATGAGGATGGCGATAAGGTTTTTCAATCCATGCCCTGTCCCTTCCTTGGAGGTGATAATCTCTGTAGCATCTATGATGCTCGTCCTAAGGCCTGCCGAGAATTTCCGCATACTGACCGGAAGAAGATATACCAAATCAACAATTTAACTATAAAGAATACCTTAATCTGCCCTGCGGCCTACCTCTTTGTTGAGAAATTGCGTGAGCGGATTTAA
- a CDS encoding GNAT family N-acetyltransferase — MAIEGVEQAAVLEIDNQIRLRRYDGIHDFALIWHQDLELVWLVDGDEEVYSADLLHRMYEYLSTNGECYFIEIIENGQFLPIGDVTLFKDDFAIAIGDKRYWKKGIGTKVLQRMIDRARELGFEEILVEEIYDWNTGSRKLFEKCGFEAVEKKKKGWSYRLTV; from the coding sequence ATGGCAATCGAAGGAGTAGAGCAGGCGGCAGTATTAGAAATTGACAATCAGATTCGGCTTCGTAGATATGATGGAATTCATGATTTTGCTTTGATATGGCATCAAGATTTGGAATTGGTCTGGCTCGTTGACGGGGATGAGGAAGTTTATAGTGCAGACTTGCTTCATCGCATGTATGAATACTTGTCAACGAATGGAGAATGTTATTTCATTGAGATAATTGAAAATGGTCAGTTTCTACCAATAGGTGATGTGACTCTTTTTAAAGATGATTTTGCCATTGCAATTGGAGACAAGCGGTATTGGAAAAAGGGAATAGGAACCAAGGTATTGCAGCGAATGATTGATCGAGCAAGGGAGTTGGGCTTTGAGGAAATACTTGTCGAAGAAATTTATGATTGGAATACGGGCTCCCGTAAACTATTTGAGAAATGTGGCTTTGAAGCTGTTGAAAAGAAAAAGAAAGGTTGGTCCTATAGGTTAACAGTATGA